The genomic window CGATGTAAACAACGCCCAGGGCGGTATCAACACAGCCATAACTGTTTGCGATGGTCAGCATGACGGTATAGCTTCCGGTGTCAGCGTAAACGTGGGTTGGATTCTGAATTCCGGAAGTGTCCCGGTCTCCGAAATACCATAACCATTGAACGGCTCCTGCCGAGAAATCAGTAAACGAAACTTCCGGATTGAAAATATTCACCACTTCCGGAGAGGTCTGGAACTGGGCCTGTGGATCCGGATAAACCTCAATAAAGCAATCCCGGGTAAGCGTGTCGGTACAACCATTCGCTGAGGTGCAGACCAGCGTTATATCATAGCATCCCGCCGCGGAGAATTGGTGTGTTGGTGTGCCTGAAGTACTTGCGGAATTATCGCCGAAATCCCATTCATATGTTACAGCGCCGTTGCTGCAGTTGGAGAACTGGACATCAAGCGGACTGCATCCTGCAGTGGTATCCGCATCAAAACAGCTGGTGGGTCCGCCGATGTTTCCCACTGTAGCCGTATCATTCGTGGTGCAGCCGTTGCCATCATTTACGGTTACGTAGTAGTTGCCTGCGGACAATCCGCTTACCGTTGCAGTGGTATACGCACCGGGAGACCATAAATACATATACGGTGCCTGGCCGCTCGCAGTGACCGTTACGCTTCCGTTGTTCTGGCCGCAATTGCTGTTGGTGGATGTGGTGGTGCTGGCAGGTGCACTGAACACGGTGACCTGAATGGATGCGGAAGCGGTATCTCCGTTGGCATCCGTAATAGTTACGCTGTAGCTTGTCGTCGTGTTCGGGCATACGTTATGTGGTCCGGCTGCCGGTGAGATTCCCTGGTTCCATTGAAATGTGTAAGGAGATGTTCCTCCGGATGGTGCGGCGGTCAGGTCTGTGCACTCACCCGGACATAACTGTGAAGGTGAGGCACTCAGGAATGCGGAAATAGAACAGGGGCCGGGCTGGACAGTGACTAATACACTGTCCACGCCCATGCAACCCTTGGCATCGGTCACCGTCAGGTAGAGTGTGGTGTTTTGGTTGGTTGTAGAGAAGGGGTTCGCGATGTTGGGATCGCTTAGCCCTTGTGACGGTGACCAGATATAAGTATATGGTGAAGTGCCTCCGCTGCCGCTGCCATTAAGCTGGGCGCTGTCTCCGGCACAGTAGCTTACGTCGGGGCCTGCATCTGCAACAGGTGCATCGAATATTTTTACGGTAACCGTGGTGTCATGCTGGCATCCGTTTCCGGTGACACCGCTTACGGTATAGGTTGTTGTTGAAGTAGGGCAGGCTTGTGGATTGGCACTATTCGGATCGCTCAGTCCCGTAACCGGTGACCAGGTGTAGGTCGTTGCACCGGTGGCAGACAGACTTACGCAACTTCCGGCACATGTCGAGTCCGGAGCAACCATGACCACCGGGACCGGATTTACGGTAATGGTTATGGCCTTGCTTTGGCTACATCCTGCGCTATCCGTTACGTTAACAGTATATGTTGTTGTTTGGTTGGGTTGGGCAACCGGATTGGAAATATTCGGATCACTCAATCCCGTCGTAGGTGTCCAGGCATAAGTATAAGGTGTAATGCCGCCGCTCGGGACCACATTAAGGTTTACTTGTTCTCCTTCACAAATACTTTGATCTCCGGAAGTTTGCAGGGTGATGTTGCTGCCGGAAGATGGCGGGAAATTCCCATCTGTGCTTACCCAGTTATCAATTCCGAGATAACCCCCGAATCCACCGGAAGGACCGTCAACCGCGCGAAACCGTAAATGTGTCCAGTTCTGCGCAGGGGTGAAACAAAAAGTCCATGTGCCCCAGGTACCTGGAGCGGGGGTAGAGGTTTCCGCGCTTTGGAATAAGATCTCCCCGGCATTGCATGCGGACATGCCCCCTTCAATAAGAAGAATACTCGGTGCATTGAATCCACCTGCGGGTCTCACATAATCCAGCGTGAAACAATATTGCGTTCCCGCTTCCAGCGGACTGCACAGTTCAAGGGCGGTACGTTCTCCGTTGGCTTCGGCTGTTCCGCTGCCTCCGCTTGCCCAGAATGACATATAGGATGAACCATCGGTTGGTGCTTCGGTAAATCCGTATTGCCCCGGTTGTATATCAGATGTGGCTGGTCCGCCACCAGGGTAGTTACAGGTGATCCAGTTACCATCGAAATTGTCCGGAAGACACGGTTGGGTCTTCTCGCCGTCACAGTCACCGGCTGCACGTTCAAACGACATATTAATGTCGCATGAGATGCACTGCGCCATGGATTTTGACAATGGCAATGCCAGGGTAAGACATATGAACAATAAAGACCTCATCAATGGACGTACACTCTACACTCGTAATAATACGGCAAGTTGTGAAATTAAGTTCGTTCCATCCATCCTATATGAAGGGATTTTAGGAAGTCTGCACAAGAAAATCCATGGGCCAAAACCATGTTAAGCACATACGGTGCGGCCGTTAAAAGATGGAATTGTCGGCGTAGGTTGTAAAGAGTTCAAGTGCTTTTACACCGGCCAAAGAGTTGCCGTGTTCATTTAATCCGGGAGACCAAACGGCGACACTCAGTTCGCCAGGAACCACCGCAACGATCCCGCCGCCTACACCACTCTTGCCGGGTAATCCCACCCGGTATGCAAAATCACCAACGTCATCATATAATCCGCAGGTAATCATGACCGCATTGATCCGTTTGGCGGTGGCAGTGGTTACCACTTCTTCATTGGAAATGGCCGACCGGCCTTTGTTGGCCAGAAAGCTGAATGCCCTGGCCAGGTCTGTACATGACATGGCGATGGAACATTGGTGAAAGTAAAGGTCCAGCACAGCCTCCACATCATTGTCAAGATTCCCGAACGATTTGATGAAGTTGGCCAATGCCCGGTTGGTGTGACCGAACTTCTTTTCGGCGGCGGCAATGTTCTTGTCATAGTCGATGCTGTCGTTGTCGCTGAGTTTTCTGACAAAGTTGATCAGGTCTTCCGGAGCGTTTTCCACATGCTCCATGATGATATCCGCAATCACGATGGCTCCTGCGTTGATGAAGGGATTTCGTGGTCTTCCTTTCTCGTATTCAAGTTGGATGAGGGAGTTGAAGGGATTGCCTGAAGGTTCGCGTCCGAGTCGTTCCCAGATGCTGTCGGGAAGAAGGTTGATGGCAAGCGTCAGTGATAATACTTTGGAAATACTTTGGATAGAGAATGTCTCGTCGACATCTCCGGTGGTGAACATTTGTCCGTCCACAGTGCAGACAGACATTCCGAATTTATCCGGAGAGATACCGCCCAACGGGGGGATATAGTTTGCCACTTTGCCTTTGCTCAGAAGCGGCTTCACTTCCTTTCGG from Flavobacteriales bacterium includes these protein-coding regions:
- a CDS encoding gliding motility-associated C-terminal domain-containing protein; its protein translation is MRSLLFICLTLALPLSKSMAQCISCDINMSFERAAGDCDGEKTQPCLPDNFDGNWITCNYPGGGPATSDIQPGQYGFTEAPTDGSSYMSFWASGGSGTAEANGERTALELCSPLEAGTQYCFTLDYVRPAGGFNAPSILLIEGGMSACNAGEILFQSAETSTPAPGTWGTWTFCFTPAQNWTHLRFRAVDGPSGGFGGYLGIDNWVSTDGNFPPSSGSNITLQTSGDQSICEGEQVNLNVVPSGGITPYTYAWTPTTGLSDPNISNPVAQPNQTTTYTVNVTDSAGCSQSKAITITVNPVPVVMVAPDSTCAGSCVSLSATGATTYTWSPVTGLSDPNSANPQACPTSTTTYTVSGVTGNGCQHDTTVTVKIFDAPVADAGPDVSYCAGDSAQLNGSGSGGTSPYTYIWSPSQGLSDPNIANPFSTTNQNTTLYLTVTDAKGCMGVDSVLVTVQPGPCSISAFLSASPSQLCPGECTDLTAAPSGGTSPYTFQWNQGISPAAGPHNVCPNTTTSYSVTITDANGDTASASIQVTVFSAPASTTTSTNSNCGQNNGSVTVTASGQAPYMYLWSPGAYTTATVSGLSAGNYYVTVNDGNGCTTNDTATVGNIGGPTSCFDADTTAGCSPLDVQFSNCSNGAVTYEWDFGDNSASTSGTPTHQFSAAGCYDITLVCTSANGCTDTLTRDCFIEVYPDPQAQFQTSPEVVNIFNPEVSFTDFSAGAVQWLWYFGDRDTSGIQNPTHVYADTGSYTVMLTIANSYGCVDTALGVVYIEDIPTFYVPDAFSPNGDGVNDLFFPLGNVMDVSRLELLVFDRWGNLIFEGNDWTGWDGRVEGSTEIVQEDVYVWVVRAWTWKGEQIREMGKVTVVH
- a CDS encoding glutaminase; its protein translation is MITNDYQAILERIRKEVKPLLSKGKVANYIPPLGGISPDKFGMSVCTVDGQMFTTGDVDETFSIQSISKVLSLTLAINLLPDSIWERLGREPSGNPFNSLIQLEYEKGRPRNPFINAGAIVIADIIMEHVENAPEDLINFVRKLSDNDSIDYDKNIAAAEKKFGHTNRALANFIKSFGNLDNDVEAVLDLYFHQCSIAMSCTDLARAFSFLANKGRSAISNEEVVTTATAKRINAVMITCGLYDDVGDFAYRVGLPGKSGVGGGIVAVVPGELSVAVWSPGLNEHGNSLAGVKALELFTTYADNSIF